The genomic interval GAGCCAGTTGCGGTAGAGCTTCTCCTCGAGGCGGGCGCGCCAGCCTCGGTCGTACTTATCGAGAAACGCTTTGGAGAAGTCGCCGGCGTGGACCGACTCGGCGGCGACGGTTCCGCAGATCTTGCCCGCGATGCATCCGTTCGCGATGCCTCCGCCGGTGAGCGGGTCGATCATCCGAGCGGCGTCCCCGACGATCATGATCCCGTCAGCAGCGCTCTGCTTCACGGGCGGGGAGATCGAGACGCCTCCACCGACCATGTCGATCTTCTTTCCCTTCGCGTAGGCCGGGTGCTTCGCGATCCAGTCGTCGAGGTACTTGCGGGCCTCGGCCATCCCCGTGATCTTGCTGAGCTGCACGCCGATCCCGACGTTCGCGAGTCCCTCGTCCTTGGGGAAGATCCAGACGTAGCCCCCCGGGGCGACCTTCCCGAGGTAGAAGTCGCAGTAGCGGGTGTCGCAGTCGACGTTGGTCATCCGGTACTGGAGGCAGGAGTCCATGTCCCGGGTGGAAATGTTGGTCGATAGGCCCGCCCAGCGGCCCACTTGACTCTCGAAACCATCGGCGGCGATCGTCACCTTCGCGCGGATCTCGAACGGCTCCCCAAACTGCTTGATCCGCGCACCTACGACCCGTCCGCCGTCCTTCAGGACCCCGACGGCGGCCGTCTTGAGGAGGAACTCCGCTCCGGCGTTCGCGGCGTCGATGGCGAGCGCTTTATCGAACCCGTCCCGCTCGACGACGTAGCCGACCTCGTTACCGGCGTTCTTCTCGTTGATCTCGAACACCGTCTCGTTGGGAGCGAAGATCCGGGCGCCTTCGACCTCGAGGTTGATCCACTTCCCGGGCTTGATGCCGACCTCGGGAAGCCAGTCCTTGCTCATCCCCTCGCCGCAGCGCACGGGACTGCCGATTTCCTGACGCTTCTCAATCACGAGCACACGGGCGCCCTGCTTGGCCGCCCACTTGGCCGTCATCGAGCCGGCGGGCCCGGCACCGATCACGAGGACATCGGTCTTCAGATCCTGGACCATGATCTTGCTCCCGAGAATCCACGCCTCAGTCGATCTCGATCGCTCCGACGGGGCACGCCTTCACGCAAATCTCGCAGCGAGTGCAGATCTTCTCATCGAACGTGATGCGGGTCTCATCGAGGTAAATGCAGTTGAGCGGGCAGACCCCGACGCAGGCGCCGCAGTAGATGCATAGCTGCCCGCTTGACTCGATATGGAGCGTCTTCTTGCTCGGCACGTCGCTCTCGAAAAATCGAATCGACCCCCTCTATTAAAGGCTCCGTCGGACCCCTCGGTGCGCGCGAGCGCCGGCCGGCGGGTTGAAACCAGTTCCCGAGCCCGGCTCCCGAGTGCAGGGCGGTTCGTGCCGCCTTCATGGGTGCGTTGCGCACGCTATAACTGCTCCCCGTTCCGTCGGGAGGCGATGCGCGAGTGGGAGCGCTACCTGCCCGAAATCACCGTGACGGTGACGATCGGGCTCGCAACGGTCGCCTCGCTTGCGGTGTACGCATCCTACGGGATCCTCACCTGGGCGTTCTCGGTCATCTGGGGCCTCTCGGTCCTGAGCTCGGTCAGCCTGTTCTTCGCGGTCCGTCGCTCGGGCGAGGATTGGCACAAGGAGCTGCGGAACCTCTTCCTCATCGGGCTCGTCGTCGGGATCGTCAGCGTCTTCACCGGCCTCGGCAACAACGGCACCGACGAACCCTATGGGATGATCGGGTACCTCTCCGAG from Thermoplasmata archaeon carries:
- a CDS encoding NAD(P)/FAD-dependent oxidoreductase, whose product is MKTDVLVIGAGPAGSMTAKWAAKQGARVLVIEKRQEIGSPVRCGEGMSKDWLPEVGIKPGKWINLEVEGARIFAPNETVFEINEKNAGNEVGYVVERDGFDKALAIDAANAGAEFLLKTAAVGVLKDGGRVVGARIKQFGEPFEIRAKVTIAADGFESQVGRWAGLSTNISTRDMDSCLQYRMTNVDCDTRYCDFYLGKVAPGGYVWIFPKDEGLANVGIGVQLSKITGMAEARKYLDDWIAKHPAYAKGKKIDMVGGGVSISPPVKQSAADGIMIVGDAARMIDPLTGGGIANGCIAGKICGTVAAESVHAGDFSKAFLDKYDRGWRARLEEKLYRNWLAKEKLCTLSDEIFNKLVDALSTVHLQKLSVHNILKAVRDKHPEITQEFAEFL
- a CDS encoding 4Fe-4S binding protein: MPSKKTLHIESSGQLCIYCGACVGVCPLNCIYLDETRITFDEKICTRCEICVKACPVGAIEID